ttccggaaaacatcgtttctgacaggggatcccagtttgtgtctagattttggcggacgttctgtgctaagatgggcattgatttgtccttttcgtctgcattccatcctcagacgaatggccagacggaacgaactaatcagaccttggaaacttatttaaggtgttttgtttctgctgatcaagatgactgggttacctttttgccggttgccgaatttgcccttaataatcgggctagttctgctaccttggtttctcctttcttttgtaattcggggtttcatcctcgtttttcctctggtcaggtggagccttctgattgtcctggagtggacatggtggtggataggttgcatcagatttggagtcatgtggtggacaatttgaagttgtcccaggagagggctcagcagtttgctaatcgccgtcgccgcgtgggtcctcgacttcgtgttggggacttggtgtggttgtcttctcgttttgttcctatgaaggtctcttctcctaagttcaagcctcggttcatcggtccctataggatcttggaaattcttaaccctgtgtcgtttcgtttggatctcccggcatcgtttgctattcataatgtgttccatcggtcgttgttgcggaagtatgaggtacctgttgttccttcgcttgagcctcctgctccggtgctggtggagggagaattggagtatgttgtggagaagatcttggattctcgtgtttccagacggaaactccaatatttggtcaagtggaagggttatggtcaggaggataattcttgggtggttgcctctgatgttcatgctgctgatttggtccgtgcatttcatagggctcatcctggtcgtcctggtggttctcgtgagggttcggtgacacctcctcaagggggggtactgttgtggattctgtttttgggctccctctggtggctacagatggtactgggtgacttgtgttctctgcggtctctggtgtccacctgttctatcaggatatgggagtttcctatttaaccttgctttcttgtcatttcttcgccggctatcaatgtaatcagtgtgtcttattacctctgcttcccgcttctgtattcttcaggacaaggtaagtttttgattttcctgttccacgttttgcttaatttttgtcttagtccagcttgcagatatgtgattcctttttgctggttgctctagtgggctgatattactcctcatgttccatgagttggaacatgagttcaagtaatttcaggatggttttttgtagggtttttcgctgaccgcgcagttcacttttgtatcctctgctatctagctttagcgggcctcattttgctgaatctgttttcataactacgtatgtgctttcctctcatttcaccgtcattacatgtggggggctgctatttctgtggggtgtttctctggaggcaagagaggtctgtgtttcttctaatagggaaagttagttcttcggctggcgcgagacgtctagaatcatcgtaggcacgttccccggctacagctagttgtgtgttgaggttcaggatcgcggtcagctcagtttccatcaccctagagcttgttttgttttttgtgcttgtccttttgtgatcccctgccattgggatcatgacagcatgcccagggcaagatctcccgttggagatcgagggtcatgtgctcaggtcctgcagcacattccattggtcctcttggcaggtcttggaagggcaaagtttctgtggccacttcctgtgctgcaactatataaactgcgcatgaccgcacggccatgcgctagtgtacatttgcatatgtgtgtttgttgtgagtgcaagtcgtccttggataccccttccctactgaatgtctgttcgcggaaggtgtatggttgctatctagcgcccgacttattctACAGCACGAattacacattacagcgtccagttgctgtgaccgccagtacggcgccgtgcacttcctctgtgctttccttacccaagcctgggtggttagtggcgttcgtcagtgcggcaccgcatgcactcttgtgccctaatattgttatttggcttccttacacacccagttgcggtgttgtgccagtaagggtctaatcggacttcaatcctagttggggttgagttcgctgactacttgctcgcgctctatgtgcggtaccgcgatcctgtgacgcaacaggatcgcttccttcacgctgggtgaagtttaacccacgtgtgtattctgatgagtaccgccatatagtccgtcattacttggcagcaggttccatctctgcacggtggaccccgggctgcgaacgcaccatactctatctgtcttattatttggtgcgttccgctagccctaacagacgctATGTGGTAATAGCAAGATATTAAATCGGTAAATACAGATTACGATTTTTTAAAATCTCATTTGAAGTTGTTTGTATTCCATATTTACAGACATGTCCACTACCAGAAACAGCTCGGTCCGTATTCTTGCTCCTCTTCAGCCTCTGAATACTCACAGCTTACTACAATTGGCTTGTGTGGTACATGAGGCTCATGATACAGTTTATATAACCTGGAACATTTCTGGAAGACAACACAATGGCCAGACAATCTCTAAAAAGGAATCAAGTAGGACATGGGCGATAATTAACTTTATCTCACTACCTGGGGACCAATGGAACCATGGGGAGAAGGTCACCTGTGAAGTTTGGCTTAGTTTATCTCCTAGCAGTGTCAACTGGGTAATACCAAAAAAAGGTACAGTAATAATGTGTCCTGGATCTGGAATTCCTTACAAAATAATTAAAGTGTTTCAATCTGAATTTTATATCTTAGGATCTAAGAGGTAGCCTTTATCCTTGTGTAGAGTGGTAAGCCTGGACTAGCATGCCAGAGTGAAGAAACAtatatttagtagcatcttaaggggtgcacgcgtgtggtgtcaggcacgcgcatccctgcagcaaagcatcacgaagCTAAGCAtagagacgccgcagttatttcaacggccgggaattaacatccatctcctctcttcacacgggtacaatctctgcttgctgtcatctattgcttatcatcctgcaacaagtcttttaatggtacaatctctgcttgctgtcatctattgcttatcatcctgcaacaagtCTGTTAATGGTACAATCTATGCTCGCTATCTTCTATTGCTTATCACCCTGCAACAAGTCTTTTAATGGtgcaatctctgcttgctgtcatctattgcttatcatcctgcaacacgCATGCCTGCAGCAAGGCATCACGCAGCTTAGTATAGAGatgccgcagttatttcaatgCAGTTAGTtatggcaggagtcaggaccccacactatgtttctgtctctttttggtatgtctgcagagtaagcacttcttattacttggacttagcttttctattaacccatcttacttcctCACCATGTTTGttttgcccttacagtgtttgctccactaatcctctctctccttagctatccccaaaccccagcaccctctaaccaaataatcatctctccttccctctttcctccccacctgttctcctctgctgacctgctcctcaacctcaaatatgtcctaataaaacataaaacaagccgcccactctccttctcccacctgctttccctttctttgcttctcctcactgctggcaacaTATCTCCCACCCTGGAcctcccacagctcatacctcataCCTCATACCATactattactaccccctcctaccgtTCCCCATCTAATGTGAACTACCACAATCTTTCCATAAAACCCATGCCTCTGATGCCCACCCCCCTACTCtccctctctggagcactctggaatgcgcgctcaatctgcaataagcttcatgtaatTGATGACcttttttctctctcacaagcttgccttcctcggcctcacagaaaaatggctaacaccctctgacaccgcctcccctgctgtgctctgttatggcggcctccacttcacccacaccccttgcCCCGGCAACAgatatggtggaggagtgggtcttctcccttCTTCCAACTGAAACTTTAACCCAATCTCACCTCTACCCTccgttatcctcccctcttttgaagtccactctgtccgcatctactttccctccaacctccaagtggcaatCATATACTGACCTCCGGGCCCGGTCACTGCCTTAAttaaccaattctccacctggcttcttcactttctctcttttgacatttccaccatcatcatgggtgacttcaacatacccacTGATACCCtttagtcaacagcctccaaacttgtgTCCCTTACTTCATATTTTGGacctactcagtggtcctccgcagccacacacacagacagacatacactagacttggtcttcacccatctctgctctttGTCTAACTTCGCCACCTCCCCCTTCCCTCTATCCGACtagcatctgctcaccttctcatccctgtcctcctcaccggtcacccatgtccagcaacatgcgcacccctgcaGAATCCTTGCACacttagacacccacacactctctgactctatcctaccactggcatccatatcctcactccacgacacagacactgccactgctttttcCAATGCCActgttgcatcagctattgacacggttgcccctctcgttcgtggcagagtgcgacgtatcaatagacaaccttggcacaataacaccactaaaaagctccaacaagtgtccagggttgcagagttgcattggaagaaaacacattcgcaagatgacttcactgcattcaaacagacaacactcacttttaaatctgctctcacctctgctaaacaggcctacttcacaaccctcgtatcttcactatcctacaacccaagcagttattcaaaacctttaactccctcctccagcccccactgccccctccaacctccctcatctcttctgaggactttgccacacactttaaaaataagatcatcTAAACAagacaagtcttcattgttcaaacaccacaacccctttgtataccaatccaatgcccaaaccccacaaCCTCCCTATCCAatgtcactgaaggggggcttaattgtctcctctccaaatcacacctcaccacttgtgcgctcgaccccatcccatcccacctcctccccaacctcaccaccacacttatcccatccctaacccacctcttcaacctatcactaacttctggcaccttcccttctgctttcaaatatgccacaatcatgcctatgcttaaaaagccaaccctcgatccaacagctatgtccagctatcgcccaatatcactgctcctattcgcttccaaactcctggagcagcacgtccacgctgaactttcctcccacctctcatctaacttgctattcgacaatctacaatctggtttccgccccatcactcaactgagacagccctgaccaaaatcactaacgacctacttacagccaaagctgacggacaatactctgtactccttcttCTATATCTGTCCTCtgttttcgacacagttgaccactgtctcctactacagatccactcttccttggcatcaaagacctcgatcTATCCTGGATATTCTCATAacattccaaccgcacattcagcgtctcccactcccacactacctcctcatcccaccctctctctgttggagtcccccaaggctctgttctaggacccctactcttctcaatctatacagttGGCCTGGGCACCTCATAAAGCCTCATGATTCCAGTACCACTTttgtgctgatgacactcagatctacctttctggcccagatgtcacctccctgttgtccagaatcccggagtgcgtatcagccatatcctccttctcctctcgcttcttcaaacttaatgtggacaaatctgaactcatcatctttcttccatctcatagatcttccttacctaacctatctattgcaattaacgacatcacgctttcccccgtaccagaagtccgctgcctcggagtaacctttgactctgccctgtccttcaaactgcacatccaagctctttccacctcctgtcgcctggagcgcaaaaatatctccagaatccatcctttcctcaaccctcaatctactaaaatgcttgtgcatgccctcatcatctcccgccttgactactgcaacatccttttctgtggcctccctgctaacatccttgcacctctccagtccatccttaactctgctgcccgactaaatcATCTCTCTCCACGCTACTCCTCCCTTTCCCctgtctgcaaatctcttcactggctcccattccctcagcgtatccagttcaaattactaatactgacctacaaagccatccagaacctgtctcctccatatat
This region of Ranitomeya imitator isolate aRanImi1 chromosome 1, aRanImi1.pri, whole genome shotgun sequence genomic DNA includes:
- the LOC138638855 gene encoding uncharacterized protein isoform X2 produces the protein MDGHSGRTRDHAERRSDMSTTRNSSVRILAPLQPLNTHSLLQLACVVHEAHDTVYITWNISGRQHNGQTISKKESSRTWAIINFISLPGDQWNHGEKVTCEVWLSLSPSSVNWVIPKKEKMYGYLTHKCQDFLIPVVIAGILLLLTLSGHLIKIFKLRGTKVQVSKNNDIVTKDDVFYTELNTTYLTRHRK